One Olsenella sp. oral taxon 807 DNA segment encodes these proteins:
- a CDS encoding heavy metal translocating P-type ATPase encodes MLYAIVSDIPGRLRLRCSTGTLDDKEAYGISHALLRLDGVSHAEVHVANASVLVVFEPSCRQRVLDAIGMLDVLALPREDGSIEPFAGQVELAAEKNRFILRVVRHVVSRYARKWLLPMPLRVAWTVLMGLSYIVNGFGYLTKGRLTVEVLDAMAIGASLARGRYWDADAVMFLLGLSNILEDHVQSRAHLALKEGLITRPQTAWAVIDGQDTQVSMSEVREGMLLRMGMGSVLPVDATVIAGEGSLDEASLTGEARLVHKGVGSTVYAGTALEEGELTVRVTAAPGEARIDSIATLVEQSASLKASVQGKAERLADSLVPLNLLAFFAIMAITRNVEKAMIVLMVDYSCAIKLSTPVAVMSAMGEASDLSVIVKGGKYLEALAAADTVVFDKTGTLTHASPQVEKVLAFGEMDEASVLRYAACIEEHFPHSMARAIVREARRRHLSHERELHAKVHYVVAHGISTHVGGDRMIIGSAHFVFEDEGVEKPDDLDERIAREAPSSSVVYLARERQLVGAICIADPLRDEAREVISRLRGLGVRRVIMLTGDSKAAAAHVASELELDDYHAQVLPEDKSSHIDALKAHGHTVIMVGDGINDSPALASADVSVALSDASDIARAVADVAVMDNSLESLVMMRVLSQRLMRRIGWDYRFIVGFNSLLIVGGVMGLVPVTTAAYLHNGTTLAVVALNTRRLLRKSET; translated from the coding sequence ATGCTGTATGCCATAGTCTCTGACATACCGGGGCGTCTGCGCCTTCGCTGCTCTACGGGAACGCTCGATGACAAGGAGGCATACGGCATCTCGCATGCGCTGTTGCGCCTTGATGGCGTCAGCCATGCGGAGGTGCACGTTGCTAACGCATCCGTACTTGTCGTCTTCGAGCCGAGCTGCCGCCAACGGGTGCTCGATGCGATCGGCATGCTCGATGTGCTTGCTCTTCCACGCGAAGATGGGAGCATTGAGCCCTTCGCTGGCCAGGTAGAGCTTGCCGCCGAGAAGAACCGCTTCATCCTACGGGTCGTGAGGCACGTCGTCTCTCGTTATGCCCGCAAGTGGCTGCTGCCGATGCCCCTGCGCGTTGCTTGGACCGTTCTTATGGGGCTGAGCTACATCGTCAATGGGTTCGGGTATCTGACAAAGGGTAGGCTTACGGTAGAGGTGCTCGATGCCATGGCCATCGGAGCGTCTCTCGCACGAGGGCGCTATTGGGATGCGGATGCCGTGATGTTTTTGCTGGGGCTCTCCAACATCCTCGAGGATCACGTTCAGAGTCGTGCTCATCTCGCCCTCAAGGAGGGCCTGATCACGCGGCCGCAGACGGCCTGGGCTGTCATCGATGGCCAGGACACGCAGGTGTCGATGTCTGAGGTGCGCGAGGGGATGCTATTGCGCATGGGCATGGGCTCGGTCCTTCCGGTGGACGCGACCGTCATCGCCGGTGAGGGGAGCCTCGACGAGGCGTCGCTGACGGGTGAGGCGCGTCTTGTGCACAAGGGCGTGGGCTCGACGGTCTATGCCGGGACGGCGCTCGAGGAAGGCGAGCTCACTGTTCGTGTGACCGCAGCTCCGGGAGAAGCTCGCATCGACAGCATTGCCACTCTCGTCGAGCAGTCAGCGAGTCTCAAGGCCAGTGTGCAGGGCAAGGCAGAGAGGCTCGCGGATTCGCTCGTGCCCCTCAACCTGCTTGCGTTCTTTGCCATCATGGCTATCACGCGCAACGTCGAGAAGGCCATGATCGTCCTCATGGTTGACTACTCCTGTGCGATCAAGCTCTCTACCCCGGTGGCCGTGATGAGCGCGATGGGGGAGGCCTCCGACCTGAGCGTCATCGTGAAGGGCGGCAAGTACCTGGAGGCACTTGCCGCTGCCGACACAGTCGTCTTCGACAAGACGGGAACGCTCACCCATGCGTCTCCCCAGGTCGAGAAGGTGCTTGCCTTCGGTGAGATGGACGAGGCCAGCGTCTTGCGCTATGCCGCTTGCATCGAGGAACACTTCCCGCACAGCATGGCACGCGCCATCGTGCGAGAGGCGCGCCGCCGCCACCTCTCGCATGAGCGTGAGCTGCATGCCAAGGTGCACTACGTGGTCGCCCACGGCATATCGACCCATGTGGGTGGCGACAGGATGATCATTGGGAGCGCCCACTTTGTCTTCGAGGACGAGGGCGTGGAAAAGCCCGACGACTTGGATGAGCGCATTGCACGGGAGGCTCCCAGCTCCTCCGTCGTATATCTTGCGCGTGAGCGGCAGCTCGTCGGAGCTATCTGCATTGCTGACCCGCTGCGCGACGAGGCAAGGGAGGTCATCTCGCGCCTGCGCGGCCTTGGCGTGAGGCGGGTCATCATGCTTACGGGAGACTCCAAGGCTGCCGCTGCCCATGTGGCGAGCGAGCTGGAGCTTGATGACTACCACGCGCAGGTCCTGCCCGAGGACAAGAGCTCCCATATCGATGCGCTCAAGGCCCACGGGCATACCGTCATCATGGTGGGAGATGGCATTAACGACTCGCCCGCCCTCGCCTCGGCCGATGTGTCGGTGGCACTCTCGGATGCAAGCGATATTGCCCGGGCGGTGGCGGACGTTGCCGTGATGGATAACTCGCTTGAGTCCCTGGTCATGATGAGGGTCCTGTCACAACGGCTTATGCGGCGCATCGGCTGGGACTACCGCTTTATCGTAGGCTTCAACTCCCTCCTCATCGTGGGCGGCGTGATGGGCCTCGTGCCTGTGACCACAGCCGCTTATCTGCATAACGGAACGACGCTTGCGGTCGTGGCGCTCAACACGAGAAGACTGCTCAGGAAGAGCGAGACCTAA
- a CDS encoding ABC transporter ATP-binding protein, whose amino-acid sequence MLTLSRVSKTFNRGTASEKPALTTVNLTLEDGEFVTIIGGNGAGKSTMLNMIAGVYPLDAGTIELDGIDISQLPEHRRSRYLGRVFQDPMRGTAADMQIDENLALAKRRGEHRGLSWGIGKEERAGYAKRLASLDLGLEDRLESKVGLLSGGQRQALTLLMATLQKPKLLLLDEHTAALDPKTAKKVLSLTQQVVDEHHLTTLMVTHNMNDAIRLGSRLIMMHEGQIIYDVAHEEKQRLTVADLLQKFEEVSGGELTNDRMLLSEA is encoded by the coding sequence ATGCTCACGCTGAGCAGGGTCTCCAAGACCTTCAACAGGGGAACCGCGAGCGAGAAGCCCGCACTCACCACTGTCAACCTCACTCTTGAGGATGGCGAGTTCGTGACCATCATCGGTGGCAACGGCGCGGGAAAGTCCACGATGCTCAATATGATCGCCGGCGTCTACCCGCTTGACGCCGGCACGATAGAGCTCGACGGCATCGACATCAGCCAACTTCCAGAGCACAGGCGCTCACGCTACCTGGGCCGCGTCTTCCAGGATCCCATGCGCGGCACAGCCGCCGACATGCAGATCGACGAGAACCTCGCCCTTGCCAAGCGCCGGGGCGAGCACCGGGGACTCTCCTGGGGTATAGGAAAAGAGGAGCGCGCAGGGTACGCCAAGAGGCTCGCCTCCCTTGACCTCGGTCTTGAGGATCGTCTTGAGTCAAAGGTGGGCCTGCTCTCTGGCGGGCAGCGCCAGGCACTCACCCTGCTCATGGCAACGCTTCAGAAGCCCAAGCTGCTCCTACTTGACGAGCACACGGCGGCGCTCGATCCCAAGACGGCCAAGAAGGTCCTCTCGCTCACACAACAGGTGGTGGATGAGCACCACCTCACCACACTCATGGTCACACACAACATGAATGACGCCATCCGGCTCGGCAGCCGGCTGATCATGATGCATGAGGGACAGATCATATACGACGTCGCTCATGAGGAGAAGCAGAGGCTCACCGTTGCCGACCTGCTCCAGAAGTTCGAGGAGGTGTCGGGCGGCGAGCTTACGAACGACCGCATGCTGCTATCTGAGGCATAG
- a CDS encoding ABC transporter permease, with amino-acid sequence MQLALLGAASQGILWGIMVLGVFVTFRMLDIADLTVDGSFALGGSVAAVASVGLGLDPIVAILLGTLAGIVAGLVTGLLHVLFDIPAILAGILTQISLWSVNLRIMGKSNTPLLNADTIFTRVASLLNLTQTIATLAIGIVLALVIIVAMYWFFGTEIGSALRATGNNEDMCRALGIDVRVTKVIALALSNGLVGMSGALICQSQKYADIGMGTGAIVIGLAAIVIGEVLGRLTPGKLTAFGSRLVSVVVGSVVYFIVRAVVLQMGLDANDMKLLSAAIVALALATPVVLERHQLRRSYKRDNAASALPDDTAKGGER; translated from the coding sequence ATGCAGCTTGCCCTCTTGGGAGCCGCCTCCCAGGGAATTCTCTGGGGCATCATGGTACTTGGGGTCTTCGTCACCTTCAGGATGCTCGATATCGCAGATCTGACCGTCGACGGCAGCTTCGCCTTGGGTGGTAGCGTCGCGGCTGTGGCCTCTGTTGGCTTAGGTCTTGACCCCATCGTCGCCATCCTGCTCGGAACCCTTGCGGGGATCGTCGCGGGGCTCGTGACGGGACTGCTCCATGTGCTGTTTGACATCCCCGCCATCCTTGCGGGAATCCTCACCCAGATATCGCTCTGGTCCGTCAACTTGCGTATCATGGGCAAGTCGAACACACCGCTTCTGAACGCGGACACCATCTTCACGCGCGTCGCCTCGCTTCTCAACCTCACGCAGACCATCGCGACGCTCGCCATCGGCATCGTTCTCGCACTCGTGATCATCGTCGCCATGTACTGGTTCTTTGGTACCGAGATCGGAAGCGCGCTGCGTGCGACGGGCAATAACGAGGACATGTGCCGTGCCTTGGGCATAGACGTTCGCGTGACCAAGGTGATCGCGCTGGCGCTCTCCAATGGCCTCGTCGGCATGTCGGGCGCCCTCATCTGCCAGAGCCAGAAGTACGCCGATATCGGCATGGGCACGGGCGCCATCGTCATTGGCCTCGCCGCCATCGTTATCGGGGAGGTACTCGGCAGGCTTACCCCTGGCAAGCTCACGGCCTTTGGCAGCCGCCTCGTCTCGGTCGTCGTGGGATCGGTGGTCTACTTTATCGTCCGCGCCGTCGTCTTGCAGATGGGCCTTGACGCCAACGACATGAAGCTGCTCTCGGCCGCCATCGTCGCGCTGGCGTTGGCCACGCCCGTGGTGCTTGAGCGCCACCAGCTCAGGCGCTCTTACAAGAGGGACAACGCCGCGAGCGCCCTGCCTGACGATACCGCGAAGGGAGGCGAGCGCTGA
- a CDS encoding ABC transporter substrate-binding protein: MNATLTRRAILKLLGGLSALSIVPAGLSACTGGGSGSQGQGGGSRKIGVLQLTEHPALDASNKGFVDALDEAGITYNIDQQNAQNDQSACQTIAHKLVNDGNDLILAIATPAAQAVAGATDEIPIVGTAITDFASAGLVQSNDKPGKNVTGSSDLTPVADQFDLLVKLLPQAKTVGVLYCTAESNSDVQVKLADQAAANHGLKLVRYSVSSSNEIQQVVESMVGKVDVVYTPTDNTIAAGMTTVTMIANDNKLPTICGEEGMVDNGGLATYGINYEELGKLAGQMAVKILKGESKPADMAIEHLDASKCTLKTNEETAKKLGIDLSVLNS; the protein is encoded by the coding sequence ATGAACGCTACGCTCACTCGCCGCGCCATCCTCAAGCTTTTGGGTGGCCTGTCGGCCCTCAGCATCGTCCCCGCAGGCCTTTCCGCCTGCACCGGCGGCGGCTCCGGCTCACAGGGGCAGGGGGGAGGCTCCCGCAAGATAGGCGTGCTGCAGCTCACCGAGCACCCCGCGCTCGACGCCTCCAACAAGGGCTTTGTCGATGCGCTCGACGAAGCCGGCATCACCTACAACATCGATCAGCAAAACGCCCAGAACGATCAGTCTGCCTGTCAGACGATCGCCCACAAGCTCGTGAACGATGGTAATGACCTCATCCTCGCGATCGCGACACCCGCCGCCCAGGCCGTCGCCGGCGCCACCGACGAGATCCCCATCGTCGGCACCGCCATCACCGACTTCGCGTCGGCTGGCCTTGTCCAGAGCAACGACAAGCCCGGCAAGAACGTCACCGGCTCCTCTGACCTCACCCCCGTCGCGGACCAGTTCGACCTGCTCGTAAAGCTCCTTCCCCAGGCCAAGACCGTGGGCGTGCTCTATTGCACCGCCGAGTCCAACTCGGACGTACAGGTCAAGCTTGCCGATCAGGCGGCCGCCAACCACGGCTTGAAGCTCGTCCGCTACTCCGTCTCGAGCTCAAACGAGATCCAGCAGGTCGTCGAGTCCATGGTCGGCAAGGTGGATGTCGTCTACACTCCCACTGACAACACCATCGCTGCAGGCATGACCACCGTCACCATGATCGCCAACGATAACAAGCTTCCCACCATCTGTGGCGAGGAGGGCATGGTCGACAACGGGGGCCTGGCCACCTATGGCATAAACTACGAGGAGCTCGGCAAGCTAGCGGGTCAGATGGCCGTAAAGATCCTGAAAGGTGAGTCCAAGCCCGCTGACATGGCTATCGAGCATCTTGACGCCAGCAAGTGCACGCTCAAGACCAACGAGGAGACGGCAAAAAAGCTTGGTATCGACCTCTCGGTCCTCAACAGCTAA
- the nifJ gene encoding pyruvate:ferredoxin (flavodoxin) oxidoreductase, whose translation MKRKFKSMDGNEAAAWVSYAYTEVAGIYPITPSSPMADHVDQWAAHGLKNIFGTPVKVVEMQSEGGASGTVHGSLGSGALTSTYTASQGLLLMIPNMYKIAAEGLPGVFHVSARTVATQALNIFGDHSDVMACRQTGFAMLAEGNVQEVMDLSPVAHLSAISGGVPFINFFDGFRTSHEIQKVAVWDFDDLGDMCDMDAVQAFRDHALNPEHPHARGSHENGDIFFQHREACNSMYDKLPAIVESYMDKINAKLGSSYHLFDYYGAKDADRVVICMGSFCDTLEEAIDYLNAHGEKVGLVKVRLYRPFSVEHFVKALPQTVKKIAVLDRTKEPGSIGEPLYQDVVNALFEVGRPDIKVVGGRYGLGSKDTTPADAFAVYTELKKDNPKREFTIGIVDDVTNLSLPRDENAPNTSAPGTIECKFWGLGGDGTVGANKNSIKIIGDHTDKYVQAYFQYDSKKTGGVTVSHLRFGDSPIRSPYYVTRADFVACHNPSYITKGFKMVRDVKPGGSFLVNCQWSDEEFANHFPAVAKRYVAQNNINVYLIDAIDLAEKVGMGKRTNTVLQSAFFALAKVLPAEEALSYMKKAAEKSYAKKGQAVVESNWKAIDAGATAFHKLEIPADWANATDDTKPVVLEGREALVKQVRELLGPINLMDGDSLPVSAFKNNPDGQWELGASAYEKRGTAVIVPHWDETKCIQCNQCSYVCPHATIRPIAMDAKEAAAAPENMRMVDLKLPKNSGYKFTIAVSPLDCMGCTNCAYICPVDALTMVPQAEEADQAEVWDYAVNKVGEKKELQSDKTVKGSQFYKPLLEFSGSCAGCAETSYARLVTQLFGNRMYISNATGCSSIWGNPAVTAPYTCNAEGHGPAWNNSLFEDNAEHGYGLAVGYEAVQNKLVAETEALMASDGVSEDFKAAAQAWIDSRGKAGDSEVTAEAYSRQLEQLGTPEAKRILADKPYMSKKSFWIFGGDGWAYDIGFGGLDHVLASGDDVNVFVFDTEVYSNTGGQASKASRLGQVAQFAAAGKKVKQKSLGEIAMSYGYVYVAQVAMGANPMQTLKAIAEAEAYPGPSLIIGYSPCEMHSIKKGGMQHCQLEMKRAVDCGYWNLYRFNPAAPKGKRFILDSKAPKGGYQEFLMNEARYASLKSAFPDRADVLFAENEQAAMERYEHLLKLKELYSEAAPLGSKVGTAPAA comes from the coding sequence ATGAAGAGAAAATTCAAGTCGATGGATGGCAACGAGGCCGCCGCGTGGGTCTCGTATGCCTACACCGAGGTAGCGGGAATCTACCCGATCACGCCATCAAGCCCGATGGCCGATCACGTGGATCAGTGGGCGGCGCATGGGCTCAAGAACATCTTCGGCACGCCCGTCAAGGTCGTCGAGATGCAGTCTGAGGGTGGTGCCTCCGGGACCGTCCATGGCTCGTTGGGCTCTGGTGCCCTCACGTCGACCTACACGGCCTCGCAGGGGCTGCTGCTCATGATTCCCAACATGTACAAGATAGCCGCCGAGGGTCTTCCCGGTGTCTTCCACGTGTCCGCGCGTACGGTGGCGACCCAGGCCCTCAACATCTTTGGCGATCACTCCGACGTCATGGCCTGCCGCCAGACCGGCTTCGCCATGTTGGCGGAGGGCAACGTCCAAGAGGTCATGGATCTCTCGCCTGTCGCACACCTCTCGGCCATCAGCGGTGGCGTGCCCTTCATCAACTTCTTCGACGGCTTTCGGACTTCCCACGAGATCCAGAAGGTTGCCGTCTGGGACTTCGACGATCTCGGCGACATGTGCGACATGGACGCTGTGCAGGCGTTCCGTGACCACGCACTCAACCCCGAGCACCCCCACGCCCGTGGCTCACACGAGAATGGCGACATCTTCTTCCAGCACCGCGAGGCCTGTAACTCGATGTACGATAAGCTTCCCGCCATCGTCGAGAGCTACATGGACAAGATCAACGCCAAGTTGGGCAGTAGCTACCACCTGTTCGACTACTATGGGGCTAAGGATGCCGATCGCGTCGTCATCTGCATGGGTTCCTTCTGCGATACGCTTGAGGAGGCCATCGACTACCTGAACGCCCATGGCGAGAAGGTCGGCTTGGTGAAGGTCCGCCTGTACCGTCCCTTCTCCGTTGAGCATTTCGTGAAGGCACTTCCCCAGACGGTCAAGAAGATCGCCGTCCTCGACCGCACCAAGGAGCCCGGCTCCATCGGCGAGCCGCTGTACCAGGATGTCGTGAACGCCCTCTTTGAGGTCGGACGCCCGGACATCAAGGTCGTCGGCGGTCGCTACGGTCTCGGTTCCAAGGACACCACGCCCGCTGATGCCTTCGCAGTCTATACCGAGCTCAAGAAGGACAATCCCAAGCGCGAGTTCACCATCGGCATCGTGGACGACGTCACGAACCTCTCGCTTCCGCGCGACGAGAACGCTCCCAACACCTCCGCCCCCGGCACTATCGAGTGCAAGTTCTGGGGCCTTGGTGGCGACGGCACCGTGGGTGCGAACAAGAACTCCATCAAGATCATCGGCGACCACACCGACAAGTATGTGCAGGCGTACTTCCAGTACGACTCAAAGAAGACCGGTGGCGTCACGGTCAGTCACCTGCGCTTTGGTGACTCGCCCATCCGCTCCCCCTACTACGTCACGCGGGCGGATTTCGTGGCCTGCCACAATCCGTCCTACATAACCAAGGGCTTCAAGATGGTGCGCGACGTCAAGCCCGGTGGCTCCTTCCTCGTGAACTGCCAGTGGAGTGACGAGGAGTTCGCTAACCACTTCCCTGCGGTCGCTAAGCGCTATGTTGCCCAGAACAACATCAACGTCTACCTTATCGATGCCATTGACCTCGCCGAGAAGGTCGGCATGGGCAAGCGCACGAACACCGTGCTTCAGTCCGCGTTCTTCGCCCTGGCCAAGGTGCTTCCCGCCGAGGAGGCCCTCTCGTACATGAAGAAGGCGGCCGAGAAGTCCTACGCCAAGAAGGGTCAGGCCGTCGTCGAGTCCAACTGGAAGGCCATCGACGCGGGTGCCACCGCCTTCCACAAGCTCGAGATTCCTGCCGACTGGGCCAACGCCACCGATGACACCAAGCCTGTCGTGCTCGAGGGTCGTGAGGCGCTTGTTAAGCAGGTCAGGGAGCTGCTTGGTCCCATCAATCTGATGGATGGCGACAGCCTGCCGGTCTCGGCCTTCAAGAACAACCCCGATGGCCAGTGGGAGCTTGGTGCCTCTGCCTACGAGAAGCGTGGTACCGCCGTCATCGTCCCGCATTGGGACGAGACCAAGTGCATCCAGTGCAACCAGTGCAGCTATGTGTGCCCGCACGCCACGATTCGCCCGATTGCAATGGACGCCAAGGAGGCTGCTGCCGCCCCTGAGAACATGCGCATGGTGGATCTCAAGCTTCCCAAGAACAGCGGATACAAGTTTACCATCGCCGTGTCTCCGCTCGATTGCATGGGCTGCACCAACTGCGCTTACATCTGCCCCGTTGACGCTTTGACCATGGTACCGCAGGCCGAGGAGGCCGATCAGGCCGAGGTCTGGGACTACGCCGTCAACAAGGTCGGAGAGAAGAAGGAGCTGCAGTCCGATAAGACGGTCAAGGGCTCGCAGTTCTATAAGCCGCTGCTCGAGTTCTCGGGCTCCTGCGCCGGTTGCGCCGAGACGAGCTATGCGCGCCTCGTGACTCAGCTCTTTGGCAACCGCATGTACATCTCCAACGCTACCGGCTGCTCCTCCATCTGGGGTAACCCCGCTGTGACCGCGCCGTACACCTGCAACGCAGAGGGCCACGGTCCTGCGTGGAACAACTCCCTGTTCGAGGACAACGCCGAGCATGGTTATGGCCTTGCCGTTGGCTATGAGGCCGTTCAAAACAAGCTTGTTGCCGAGACCGAGGCGCTCATGGCCTCCGATGGCGTAAGCGAGGACTTCAAGGCGGCTGCGCAAGCCTGGATAGACTCCAGGGGCAAGGCGGGCGACTCCGAGGTTACCGCTGAGGCGTACTCTCGCCAGCTTGAGCAGCTTGGAACGCCCGAGGCCAAGAGGATCCTGGCTGACAAGCCTTACATGAGCAAGAAGTCCTTCTGGATCTTTGGAGGCGACGGCTGGGCCTACGACATCGGTTTCGGTGGCCTGGATCACGTCCTCGCCTCTGGCGATGACGTCAACGTCTTCGTCTTTGACACCGAGGTCTACTCCAATACGGGAGGCCAGGCATCCAAGGCCTCTCGTCTGGGACAGGTCGCGCAGTTTGCCGCCGCAGGCAAGAAGGTCAAGCAGAAGTCCCTGGGCGAGATCGCGATGTCCTACGGTTACGTGTACGTGGCGCAGGTTGCCATGGGTGCCAACCCCATGCAGACGCTTAAGGCCATCGCCGAGGCAGAGGCCTATCCCGGACCGTCGCTGATCATCGGCTACAGCCCCTGCGAGATGCACTCCATTAAGAAGGGCGGCATGCAGCACTGCCAGCTCGAGATGAAGCGGGCCGTCGACTGCGGCTACTGGAACCTCTACCGCTTTAACCCTGCTGCGCCCAAGGGCAAGAGGTTCATACTTGACTCGAAGGCGCCAAAGGGCGGCTACCAGGAGTTCCTGATGAACGAGGCTCGCTACGCCAGTCTGAAGAGCGCCTTCCCCGATCGTGCGGATGTGCTCTTTGCCGAGAACGAGCAGGCTGCTATGGAGCGCTACGAGCATCTTCTCAAGCTCAAGGAGCTTTACTCCGAGGCAGCGCCGCTCGGCAGCAAGGTGGGTACTGCTCCTGCAGCATAG
- a CDS encoding NAD(P)-dependent oxidoreductase: MAHRVLLYTIDGSTEIARDYLAQRGLLDTLLLTGIAHEPLTSPRADEIVGYEAILGELMPVLKDEVDIIANAGTRLVASLSIGLNHVDVKGLAKRGVLVSNCPGYCAEDVALHTMALTLDLMRQTTFSNRTVLAGTWNPHLGYEMRRPQGQIMGLVFFGNIARRVVPLARALGMRVLVWAPTKSADELAAVGCKKAATLAELLGASDVVSLHCPLLPETRGLIGADELALMKPTAFLVNTSRGPVVDEAALIDALDAGAIRAAALDVLANEREPDTRLTGHPHCLVTPHAAYVSREANSALIRLGLDAVIELLIEGREPTNLVRA, from the coding sequence ATGGCACACAGGGTCTTGCTCTACACGATTGACGGCTCGACAGAGATCGCGAGAGACTACCTCGCGCAGAGGGGTCTCTTGGATACGCTCTTGCTCACCGGTATCGCACACGAGCCCCTGACCAGCCCACGGGCAGATGAAATCGTGGGCTATGAGGCTATCTTAGGTGAGCTCATGCCTGTGCTCAAGGACGAAGTTGATATCATCGCAAACGCCGGTACGAGGCTTGTCGCGAGCCTCTCCATAGGGCTCAACCACGTGGACGTCAAAGGCCTCGCAAAGCGAGGCGTGCTCGTGAGCAACTGCCCGGGCTACTGCGCCGAGGATGTCGCCCTTCACACGATGGCCCTAACCCTTGACCTCATGCGCCAGACGACCTTCTCCAACCGTACTGTACTGGCGGGCACGTGGAACCCCCACCTTGGCTACGAGATGCGTCGCCCACAGGGCCAGATCATGGGGCTCGTGTTCTTTGGTAACATCGCGAGGAGGGTGGTGCCGCTCGCACGCGCTCTGGGCATGCGCGTTCTCGTCTGGGCTCCTACCAAGAGTGCAGATGAGCTGGCCGCAGTAGGCTGCAAGAAGGCCGCGACCCTCGCCGAGCTACTTGGAGCCTCCGATGTGGTGAGCCTGCACTGCCCGCTCCTTCCCGAGACGCGAGGCCTCATCGGCGCGGACGAGCTCGCGCTCATGAAGCCGACCGCGTTTCTCGTCAACACCTCGCGCGGCCCCGTGGTGGACGAAGCTGCGCTGATAGACGCCTTAGACGCAGGCGCGATACGCGCGGCGGCTCTCGACGTGCTCGCAAACGAGAGAGAGCCAGATACCCGCCTGACGGGTCACCCACACTGCCTGGTCACCCCACACGCGGCCTACGTCTCGCGCGAGGCCAACAGCGCACTTATCCGCCTTGGGCTCGACGCCGTGATAGAGCTACTCATAGAGGGACGCGAACCCACGAACCTCGTACGGGCCTAG